Below is a genomic region from Rhodospirillum centenum SW.
TCAGGGGATCGTTCCAGCCGGGACCGGCCCCGTCAGGCCCCGCTGCCGGCCAGCAGCCGTGGCGCCGGGCGCGGCGGATCGCGCCAGAACAGGTCCGGCTCGCAGGCGATCAGGCGCAGCATGGCGTCGGACAGGGCGGCCAGCAGCTCTGGCTGCGGGCAGACGGGGGAGGATGCGGCCGTGCGGGCCAGGGCGGCCTGAACCGAGGCGCGGTCGATGCCGCCGGCGGCCCGCAACTCACGGTAGAGGGAATGCGCCAGGCGCCGCCGGGTGAACGGCACGGGCGTGTCGGCCGCCGTGCTGTCGGGTATCGTGGCCTCGGGCATGGTGGACCCGGGCATGGTGAACTCGGGCATGGTGGACTCCAAGCCTCCCGGCCCTGTCGGCCGCCGGGATCGGCCCCGCGCCCCTGCGTTCGGGAAGTCAGACTGCGGGTCGTCCGGATCGCTTGTCAAGCGATCGCTGTACACAATCGCAGGTCAAGTTAAGGATGTCGCAACCATCCGGAGTCGGGTGCGCGCGCAAACGCGGAGTCGTCCGCAACACTGCGGCGGACGCAGCGTCGGGCACACCGGGCCGGGCAGGGGCGGAGCATCAGGGTTGCCCCCGGCGCCTTTGACAATTCCGCCTCCCCGTTGAGAATGATTATCACGGGGTCGGGGGACGGCAGGGAAGCGGATGGAACCGGCATGGCGATACGCTCGCGTCTGATGGAAGGCGAATTCGCCGTGGCGGACATCGTCCGCGAGGCCGCGGCGCTGGTGCTCCGCACCCCGCCGGCGGAGCCGCCGCCCCTGCCCGACGACCGCCGCCGCATCCTGACCGGCCAGTTCCGCGGCTGGCTCTGGATGGACGAGGTGCAGCCGGGTCTCGTCGGCTCGGCCAGCGACATGGAATCCGTCTCCGACGCCACCATCGCCCAGACGATCGACCGCTCCGTCATGGTGGCGGTGCTGCTCCAGGGCCGCACCGGCAGCTTCCGCCCCGAGGCCGGAGAGGAACTGCCCGCCGAACAGGGCCGCGCCCGGGTCACCGGCTTCGGGGAGGCGCGGCGCTGCGTCCGCCGGCTGCATGCGGGCGAGCGCGGCGTGCGCACCGGCATCACCGTCAGCCCCTGCTTCCTGGAGCAGTTCGCCGACGTGCTGCCGGGGCGCGAGCTGGACGTGCTGGAGCGCCTGCTGGCGCCGGGCTTCCGCAGCGTCGGGCTGCGCCGCTGCGAGCTGCTGAGCGGGCTGTCGCGCGGGCTGGTGGCGATGCCCTACGGCGGCTCGCTGGGCCGTCTCTACCGGGAGAGCGCGGTCACCCAGATCCTGTTCCGCACCCTGGAGCTGCTGCGGGAGGAATGGCCGCTCGTCCGCGCCCTGGGGCGGCGGCAGCACGATGCCGTGCTGCGGGCGCAGGCCGTGCTGGACGCCTCCCTCGTCTCGCCGCCGGGTACGCTCGACCTCGCCCGTCAGGTCGGGCTGAACCGCAACACGCTCCAGGCCGGGTTCCGGGCCGTGTTCGGCACCACCGTCTTCGGCTATGTCCGCGCCCGCCGGCTGGCCATGGCGCGGCTGCTGATGGAGGAACAGGGCCTGGGCGCGGCCGAGGCCGGCTACCGCGTCGGCTTCGCCAGCCCCTCCGCCTTCTCCGCCGCCTACCGCCGCCATTTCGGCGAAACCCCCACGGCAAGGGGCGTGCGGCATTAGGGGCGGGCCGGCTCCGGACCTGCGGTCTGACCACCTTCGGGTTTTCGGACCATCTTCAAAATCCCGCATGAAGGTGTCAGACTCCGGGCGAAACAGCCGGGGCGGACAGCCATGCGGATCGACACACCATGATGAATGTCACGCAACGCATGGAATGCCTCTCGACCGCTTATGTCCAGGCGGTCGCCGCCCAGGCCGGCTTCCAGGTGTCGCGCCCGCCTGTGGATGACGACAGCGTGGACGGCCAGTTCATGGGGCGGGCGGGCCGACGTCCTCGGCTCGACTTCCAGATCAAGGCCACGGCGCAGCAGGCGTTCATCGGCGCCGACAGGATCACCTTCCCGCTCTCCCTCAAGAACTATGAGGACCTGCGGGCTGACTGTGTCGTGCCCCGCATCCTGATCGTTCTGGCAATGCCCGAGAACGAAGCGGAGTGGCTGGCACAGAGCGAGGCGGAACTGATCCTGCGCCGGTGCGCATACTGGCGTTCGCTCGCCGGGGAACCCGCGACCGGGAACACCACGTCCGTGACGGTGCATATTCCCCGCGATCGGTTGTTTACTCCCGAATCCCTCACGGACATGATGCGCCGGGTGGAGGCGGAGGAGCCGTTATGGCCGTGATGATCACGGACAGGGAGGTCTTCGCCGCGCTGTCCCATGTGGACGCGCGGGCCTATCTGCTCGCCCGCGGCTGGCGGGAGGAGGAGCGGATCGGCAACAAGGCCGCCGTCCTTGTCCCGGACGGCGCCGATGCGCCGGAGATCCTTCTTCCGCTGCGGGAGGATCTTGGCGACTACGCCCTGCGCCTTGCCGATGCGGTCCGAGTGGTCGCCGCGGTCGAGGGGCGCGCGGAGACCTCCGTCCTGACCGACTTCAGGATGGCCGGGACGGACGTCATCCGCGTCCGCGCCGGGGAGGCCGCCGCCGACGGCACGCTCTCCTTCCAGGCGGGCATCGCTGTCCATGAACTCGCCCGCGAGGTGCTGCTCTCGGCCGCGTGCGCAGCACATGCCCCGCGCGCCCTCTACGGCAACCGGAAGCCCCAGAGCGCCCTCGATTATCTCGAAACGGTGCGCCTCGGGCAGTCGGAGCGGGGGAGCTACGTCGTCACGCTCCTGTCTCCCGTCGATCCCGCGCTGGGGGGCGGCCAGCCCCGCCTCGGGCCTGAGTTCGAGGACGACCCGTTCGCCCGCATCGTCACCCGCACGCTCCTCCGGGCTCTGCGGGCGACGCGCGACGCCGTCACGGAGGCGGCTGCCAGCGAGGATTTCGCGGCATTCGAGCGCCGCGTCCGGCACGGGGTCTCCGCCAATCTCTGCGAGGCGCTGGCGAAACTGGTGGGCGTGGGGGGAACGGTGGAGCTGGGGCTCACCTGGGCCAAGGTCCGGCCCCCCCGTCCCGACGATGCGAAGGGCCCCCTCAAGCTGGACTTCGGTCGCTCCGCGGCCGGGCTTCTCCAGGAGGCGGCCCGCCAGTTCCGTGTCCGTGAACCCCTTCCGGACCAGGAACTCTCCGGCTGGGTCGTCCGCCTGATGCGACGGCCTGCGCGGGATGCGCTCGGCTCCGTGCTCGTCAGGGTGATGATCGACGGCAGGCCGCGCTCCATCCGGATCGAGGGGCTGTCCGACAGCGACTACGCCTTCGTCGCGGCCGCCCATGCCGACCGCAAGGCGATCTCGTTCGAGGGCGATCTGCACAGGCGGGACCGGGCGCAGGAGGTCCGGAACGCCCGGAACTTCGCCATCGTCGAGGGGGCAGAGGACGAAGAGGCGCCGCCGGCCGACACCGCCGCAGGGGTCTGACCGGAGCCCCAGGGTCCCGCCCGCCTCCATCTCTCCACCCCATCTCCGCTTGCCCCCCCGGTTCCGCCGTCGTGCCTGCCGCGACAGAGTCCGGGACGGGCGCGACAGCCGTGGGCTTTGCCTACGCTGGTATGGCTCCGCTAATGATAACCATTCTCATGCCAGGGGCCCGGGCCCGTGGACGGGGGTGGACGGCCGGCGGTGACCGGGGGGCCGGCGCCCCCGGGCGGTACCGGGCCGGACAACCAGGGGGTCACGGTGTTCAAGATGTGCAGGATTCATGGCGTGCGGGCTTCCGCCGCCGCCATGGCCCTTCTCTGCCTCGCCACGCCGGCGGGGGCGGCAGGCGCGGCAGGTCCGGCGGGGACGGGCGGCGACCGCGCGGCGGGTGACCGGGCCGCGCGCGACCGGGCCGCCGACGCCCGGGCCGCCGATGCCCGGGCTGCCGGCGCCCGGACTGCCGATGACGGGATCGAGGAGATCATCGTGGTGGCGACCGGCCGGTCCCGTGCCAGCGCCACCACCAAGACCGACACGCCGATCATCGAATCGCCGCAGCAGATCTCCATCATCAGCCGCGAGGAGATCGACCGGCGCGCCGCGGCCACGCTGGCCGAGGCGCTGTCCTACACCGCCGGCGTGCAGGCCTCGCCTTCGGGCGTGGACAGCCGCGTGGACGAGGTGAGCGTGCGCGGCTTCGGCGCCGCCGGCTTCTCCTCCAACAACAACTTCGTGGACGGGCTGCGCATGGCCGCGGGCGGCGAGGGCACCTGGATCCGGCCCGCCTTCGACACCTTCGCCCTGGACCGGGTCGAGGTGCTGAAGGGACCGTCGGGGGCCCTCTACGGCCAGTCGGCGCCCGGCGGCGTCGTCAACGTGGTGACCAAGCGCCCGACCTTCTCGCCGCACGGCGAGATCCTGCTCCAGGGCGTGGGCTACACCGATCTCGGCCAGTGGAGCGCCCAGGCCGGCGCCGACACCGGCGGCGCGCTCACGGCGGACGGCAGCGTGGCCGGGCGCTTCGTCGCCCTGGCCCGGCAGGGCAAGACGCAGATCGACGGGGTCGGGACCGACCGCTACTACGCCTCCCCCAGCGTCACCTGGCAGCCCACCGCGCGCACGAGCTGGACCGTGATCGGCCAGTACCAGCGCGACGAGGGCGGCTCCAGCTTCCAGTTCCTGCCGGCGCTCGGCACGCTCTACCGCAGCAACGGGCGCCTGCTGGACAAGGAGACCTATCTGGGCGAGCCGGACTGGAACCGCTACGACCGCAACCAGTACATGCTGGGCTCGCTGTTCGAGCACGCCCTGACCGACACGGTCACGCTGCGGAACAACGCCCGCTACATGCATGTGGACATCGTCTACCGCGGCGTCGTCCCGTCGGGTAACACCCTGGCCACCTGCCCGCCCACCCTCGCCGGCTGCCTTCCCGGCCGGACGCTGAACCGCCGCGCCGTGCAGGGCGACGGCGACACGGACGGCGTGGCCGTGGACACCCAGCTCGAAGCGCGGGTCACGACCGGGCCGGTCGCGCACACGCTGCTGGCCGGCGTCGATCACTTCCACACCGAATGGGAGCACACCTACGCCCTGGTGCGGTCCACGCTGGTGCTGCCGGTCCTGGACATCTTCGATCCGGTCCCGCGCGGGGCGGCCGGCTTCGCCGGCGCGCTGACGCCGCTGATCCCGACCGAGACGACCAGCCGGCAGACCGGCCTCTACGCCCAGGACCAGATCAGCATCGGCAATCTGCGCGTGACCCTCGGCGGCCGGAAGGACTGGGCCGAGGACGAGAGCCACAACCCCGTCACCGGCGGAAAGCTGGACACGAAGAACGACGCCTTCACCTGGCGGGCCGGTGCCGTCTGGCTGTTCGACAACGGGCTGGCGCCCTATGTCAGCTATTCGGAGAGCTTCCAGCCGCTGCTGTCCAACCGCGATCCGGCGACCAGCCAGCTCGACGGCGGCAAGCCCTACGAGCCCACCACCGGCCAGCAGGTCGAGGCCGGCCTGCGCTACCAGCGCGGCAACAACATCTATGTCACGCTGGGCGCCTATCAGGTGAAGCAGCAGAACATCCTGACCGCCGACCCGGAGGGCAGGCTCTGCGGCGTCTCCGTCTGCCAGGTGCAGACGGGCGAGGGCCGCGTGCGCGGGCTGGAGCTGGAGGGCAAGGCGACCCTGCCCTGGGGCATGGCGGTGATCGGCACCCTGACCCGCAGCGACGGCGAGATCACGAAGACCACCATCGCCAGCCAGCGCGGCAACACCCTGCCGCAGCTTCCGGAGTGGATGGCGTCGCTGTTCGTGGACCAGCATTTCCAGACCGGCCCGCTCCAGGGCGTCGGCCTGGGCGGCGGCGTGCGCTACACCGGCGAGAGCGTGGGCGACACGGCGAACACGCTGGAGATCCCCGACTACACGCTGTTCGACCTGTTCCTGCGCTACGATTTCGGCGCCGCCGACCCGGGGCTGGACGGGCTCTCCGTCGCCGTCAACGCCCACAACGTCGCCGACAGGCGCTATGTGGCGAGCTGCATCGCGGCCGGCTGCTACATCGGGCAGGGCCGGACCCTGACCGCCCGCGTGCAGTACAAGTGGTGAGGGGGCGGGGATGACGGACATGGAAATCCCCGCAGCACTCCTGCGGGCGGGCGGCGACGGCGCCGTCCTGGCCGGGGCGCTGCTGCTCTACCTCGCCTCGCCCAACCGGCCGCGCCCGGCGGGTCCCGCCGGCCGGCGCCGGCTGGGCCGGGCGGGGGCGCTTGGGCTGGTCGCCGGACAGGGGCTGCTGCTGGCCGCCCTGGGTCCGGCGGCGGCGGTCTTCACCGCCGTGACGCTGGCCATGCTGGTCTGGTCCGTCGCCCCGCTGCTGCTGGCCTGGTGGACCCGGCCGCAGGGGGAGGGCGCCCGATGACCGGCGGTCGGACGGGCGTGCCCGCCCTCACGGCCCGCGACTGGGCCGGCAAGGCCGCGGCCGGGCTGGTCCTGGGCTTCCTGCTGGCGCTCGGCGCCTCGGGCCTGCTGCGGACCCTGCTCAACGCCGGGGAGCCGTTCTTCTCCGCCAAGGGCCAGTTCTCCATGTGGATGATGGCGCCCGTCTGGGCGCTGGTCCTGTCCTTCTGTTTCCTCTTCCGCTCGGGCCTGCGCGCCTGGATGTGGCTGCTGGCGGCCAACATCCCGGTCTGGGGCCTGACCGCCTGGCTGGGGGGCCTGCGCCTGTGAAAGTGCGGACCGACATCCTCCGGATGTACAAGGAGATCCACGGCTGGGTCGGCATCGTCTCCGGCCTCGCCCTGTTCATCGGCTTCTATGCCGGTGCGCTGACCATGTTCGAGGGGCCGGTGCAGCAATGGGCCTCCGCGCCGCCGCAACTGGCCCCGTCCCCGTCCCTGGAGCGGACGCCCGAGCTGGTGGAGAAGGTGCTGGCCGCCCATCCGGAGGCGGCGGCGGGTTACACGGTCAACCTGCACATCGACGCCACCCACCCGGCCCGCGTCACCTGGACCGTGGCCGAGGACGAGCACGCGGCCGAGCACGGCCACGGCACCGTCCATTACGCCAGCCTGACGCCCGACGGCGCGCTCCAGGTGGAGACGCGCGGCCCGTCCCCCGTGGCCCAGTTCATCGACGAGCTGCACCGGCAGGTCGGGCTGCCGCTGGATCATGAGATCGCCATGCCGCTGATGGGGGCGGTGGCGCTGCTCTATGTCATCGCCCTGGTCTCCGGCGTGATCGTCCTGCTGCCGTCGCTGGTGAAGGACCTGTTCGCCCTGCGCGTGGGCCGCAACGTCAAGCGGATGTGGCTGGACGCGCACAATGTGCTGGGCCTGTTCAGCCTGCCCTTCCATCTGGTCATGGCGCTGACGGCGGTGGTCTTCGCCTTCCACGACCAGTTCTACACGGCGCAGGGGCTGGCCTTCGGCCGCGGCGGGCCGCCGCCGCGGGCGGCCGTGGCGCCGGCCGGGGACGGGGCGTCGCTGCCCGCACTGCTCTCTCCCGCTGCCCTGGCCGGGCAGGTCAGGGCGGCGGTGCCGGGCTTCGAGCCCCTCCAGCTCGCCTTCTCGCCCCGGGCCGGGGCTCCCGGGGGCGCTTCCGGGGGCGATGCTGCCGGGGCGGGCTGGGTGGTGCGGGCGACCGGGGGCGACCCGGCCTACGGCATCCGCACCCCGCTCTACGGCATGGTGACGGCCGACGCGGCCACCGGGCGGGTGGTGGCGGTGGACTACATGCCCGGCCGGCAGGACGGCTGGTCGGCGACCGTGACCAGCTTCTTCGCCCTGCACTACGGCAATTTCGGCGGCACGCCGGTGCGCTGGGCCTATTTCCTGCTGGGGCTGGCCGGCGCCTTCCTCTTCTACACGGGCAACCTGCTCTGGGTGGAGACGCGCCGCCGGCGGGAGCGCCGGGCCGCGGCGGAGGCAGCCGCAGCGGGGGCGGCGGCAGGGGCGGCGGCGGGGGCCGTGGGCGCGCCGGACCAGACCCGCGCGACCCGGATCCTGGGGGCGCTGACGGTGGGGGTGCCGCTGGGCTGCGTCGCCGGAACGGCGGTGACGCTGGCGGCCGCCCGCTGGCTGGGCGACGGGGCGACGGAGACGCTGCACAGCCTGATCTACCACGCCGTCTTCCTGGCCGGCACCGGCTGGGCGCTCTGGCGCGGCGCTGCCCGCGCCGGCTGGGAACTGGCGCTGGCCGCGGCGCTCTGCCTGCTCGCCGTTCCAGCCACCGGCCTGGTGACGGTCGCGGGCTCGCCGGGAGCGGCGGGGCCGGTCCTGGTGGAGCTGACGGCCGTGGCGCTGGCCGTCCTGCTGGCCGGTTCCGCCCGCGCGGCCCGGCGCCGCGCCACCGCCGGCCCGCGCGACAGCGTCTGGGCCGCCGACGCCCGCCCCGCCCCTCTCCGGCCGTCTGGGGCCTGAGAGGGGGCCGGAGGGGCCGCCCCCGGACGGACCCTGCCGTCCGGGGTACGCCGCACGGTTTCCGATCGCCAGCCCGCCCTACCTCCTCTTCCGGTGCGCCTCTGCACGCCCGCGCCGCCGCGTCGTTGCGCGGCGGCGCGTATTCATTGTACGCTTGCAGAAAACAACTGCAGGGAGGCCCCCATGGAGGGCGCAGATACCGAAGCCAGGTCACGGGCTTACTGGCGTGCCAACGTCCGCACCGTTCTTTTCTGTCTCGCCATCTGGTTCGTCGCGTCCTACGGGGCCGGCATCCTTCTCGTCGAGCCGCTGAACGCGATCCAGATCGGCGGCTTCCCGCTCGGTTTCTGGTTCGCCCAGCAGGGGTCGATCCTCGTCTTCCTGGTCCTGATCGCCTTCTACGCCTGGCGCATGAACAGGCTGGACCGCGAATACGACGTCCACGAACCCTGAGCCGACGCCGGGAGGCACGACCATGGACCTGAAGACCCTGACCTATCTCGTCGTCGGCGCCACCTTCGCGCTCTATATCGGCATCGCCATCTGGTCGCGCGCCGCGACCACGGGCGAGTTCTACGTGGCCGGCAAGGGCGTGCATCCGATCGCCAACGGCATGGCCACGGGGGCCGACTGGATGTCGGCCGCCTCCTTCCTCTCCATGGCCGGGCTGATCGCCTTCCTCGGCTATGGCGGCTCCGTCTACCTGATGGGATGGACGGGCGGCTATGTGCTGCTGGCGATGCTGCTCGCCCCCTATCTGCGCAAGTACGGCAAGTTCACGGTGCCGGAATTCATCGGTGACCGCTACTACAGCAGCGCCGCGCGCGTCGTCGCGGTCGTCTGCCTGATCTTCATCTCCTTCGTCTATGTGGCGGGGCAGATGCGCGGCGTCGGCATCGTCTTCTCCCGCTTCATGGAGGTGAGCATCGAAACCGGCCTCGTGGTCGGCATGGGGATCGTCTTCATCTATGCGGTGCTGGGCGGGATGAAGGGCATCACTTACACGCAGGTGGCGCAGTACGTGGTGCTGATCACGGCCTACATCGTGCCGGCGGTGTTCATCTCCTTCCAGCTCACCGGCAACCCGATCCCGCCGCTGGGCCTGGGCAGCACGGTGGCGGGCACCGACCAGTACCTGCTGGAACGGCTGAACCAGATCGTCACCGACCTGGGATTCGCGGCCTATACGGAGGGAGGCAAGAGTACCATCGACATCTTCGCCATCACCGCGGCGCTGATGGTGGGGACGGCGGGGCTGCCGCATGTGATCGTGCGCTTCTTCACCGTGCCCAGCGTGCGCGACGCCCGCTCCTCCGCCGGCTGGGCGCTGCTGTTCATCGCCCTGCTCTATCTCTGCGCCCCGGCGGTGGGCGCCATGGCCCGCTACAACCTGACCTCCACCGTGCAGACCGGCCCGGTCGGGGCGGCGGAATCGAACCTTGTCTATGCCGACCGGCCGGAGTGGATGCAGCGCTGGGAGCAGACCGGCCTGCTGAAGTTCCAGGACAAGAACGGCGACGGCCGCATCCAGTACTACAACGATGCCCGCATGGACCCGGCGCGGGCGCAGCAGCTCGGCTGGCAGGGCAACGAGCTGACCGTGGACCGCGACATCCTGGTGCTGGCCAACCCCGAGATCGCGCGCCTGCCCAACTGGGTGATCGCGCTGGTGGCGGCCGGCGGCATCGCGGCGGCGCTGTCCACCGCGGCGGGGCTGCTGCTGGTGATCTCCTCGGCCATCTCGCACGACCTGATGAAGAGCACCTTCGCCCGCGGCATCACCGAACGGCAGGAACTGCTGGCCGGACGCATCGCCGCGGGGGTGGCGATCCTGATCGCGGGTTATCTCGGCTACAACCCGCCGGGCTTCGTCGCCGAGGTGGTGGCCTTCGCCTTCGGTCTGGCGGCCAGCTCGCTGTTCCCGGCCATCATGATGGGCATCTTCTCCGTCCGGGTGAACCGGGAGGGGGCGATCGCCGGCATGCTCAGCGGCCTTATCTTCACGCTGGGCTATATCATCTACTTCAAGGGCATCTTCATCGAGCCCCTGGCGAAGAACGTGGCCGAGAACTGGCTGTTCGGCATCTCGCCCGAAGGCATCGGCTTCGTCGGCATGATCCTGAACTTCGTGGTGGCGATCGCGGTCAGCCGCGCCACGGCCGCCCCGCCGCAGGAAGTGCAGGATCTGGTGGCCTTCATCCGCTCCCCGCGCGGGGCGCAGGCCGCGATGGAGCATTGACGTCCGGCCCGGGGTGGCGGGCAGCCGCCGCCCCGTCCCGGTTCCGGGATTCCCGACATGGGCGCCGACAAGACCCCGTCCGACCTTCCCGATCCCCTCCTGCCCGGCGCCGGAGCCCGCCTGCCGGGCGGGCAGGCGGTGCGGGGCCTGCTGCTGTCCCGCCCGCCCTTCGATGGTCTGCCGTCGGCCGAGCTGGACGGGCTGGCTGCCGCCGTCGCGGTGCGCCGGCTGCCGGCGGGGGCTGTGCTGGCGGAGCCCGGCGGCGTGGTCGCCGCCGTCAGCCTTGTCGCCGCCGGGGCGCTGGAGGTCCGGGCCCCGTCCGGCGAGCTGCTGTCCCGCCGGGGGGAGGGGGAGGCGGCCGGCGTCCAGGCCGTGCTGGAGAACGCCCCCGCCGGCAACCGCATCACGGCGCTGGAGGACACGCTCCTCTACGACATCCCGGCGGCGGAGTTCCGCCGCCTCTGTGCGGCGCATCCCGCGGTCGGGCGCTTCTTCGCGCCGCCGGGCAGCGAGCGCCGGCGCGACACCCCCGCCGCCCCGCGGGCCGGCTGGGACGGACCCGCCGGGCTGCTGGGCCGCCGTCTGGCCGACCTGATCCGGCGGGAGCCGGTGGTGGTCGCGCCCGAGGCCAGCATCGCCGAGGCGGCCCGCCGGATGCGGCAGGCCGACATCTCCTGCCTGCCGGTGGTGGCGGCGGACCGGCTGGTCGGAATCGTCACCGACCGCGACCTGCGCAACCGGGTGCTGGCGGCGGGGCTCGATCCGTCGCTGCCGGTCTCCGCCGTGATGACGCCGGAACCGACGCGGGTGGAGGACACGGCCCTGCTGTTCGAGGCGCAGATCCTGCTCGCCCGCCACCGCATCCACCATCTGCCGGTGCTGCGCGGCGGGCGGCTGGTCGGCGTCGTCACCGGCACCGACCTGCTGCGGGCGCAGGGCCGTTCCTTCGCCTTCCTGGCGACCGACGTGGGCACCCGCGAGGATGCCGCCGGCATCGCCGACGCGCTGCGGCCGCTGCCGCATCTCGTCCACGATCTGGTGCAGACGGGGGCCAGCGCCTACGGCATCGGCCATGCCGTCAGCGCGCTGGCCGATGCCGCCACCCTGCGGCTGGTCGAGCTGGCGGAGCGGCGGCTGGGTCCGCCGCCCGTGCCCTATGCCTGGATGGCGCTGGGCTCGCAGGCGCGGCAGGAGCAGACCGTGCGCTCCGACCAGGACAACGCCCTGGTGATCGACGACGCCTACGATCCCGTCGCCCATGGCGACTGGTTCGCGCGCTTCGCCGCGCTGGTCTGCGAAGGGCTGGCGGACGCCGGCTACGAGCTGTGTCCCGGCGACATGATGGCCCGCAACCCGGCATGGCGGATGCCGCTCGCCGCCTGGAAGGAGACGTTCGGCCGCTGGATCCGCACGCCGGAGCCGGAGGCGCTGATGAAGGCCAGCGTCTTCTTCGACATGCGGGCCGTGGCCGGGCATGCGCCCCTGGTGGCGGAGCTGCAACGGACGGTCCTGGCCGTCGCCCGCGGCAACCGCCTGTTCCTGGGCCACATGACCGGGGCGGCGATGACGCACCGGCCGCCGCTGGGTTTCTTCCGCAACCTCGTCCTGATCCCGGGCGGGGAGCACCGCCACAGCCTGGACATGAAGCATGCCGGCCTCGTCCCTATCGTCGATCTGGCCCGGCTCTACGCCCTGGATGCCGGGCTGCCGCCGGTGAACAGCCGTGACCGGCTGGTCGCGGCGGGGGAGGCGGGGGCGGTCAGCGCCAGCGGGGCGCACGACCTGATCGACGCGCTGGACTTTCTGGGGCTGGTGCGGCTGCGCCATCAGGCCCGCCTGCTGGCGGCCGACCGGCCGCCGGACAACTATGTGCTGCCGGAGGAGCTGTCGCCCTTCGACCGCGGCCATCTCAAGGACGCCTTCGCC
It encodes:
- a CDS encoding DUF294 nucleotidyltransferase-like domain-containing protein, translating into MGADKTPSDLPDPLLPGAGARLPGGQAVRGLLLSRPPFDGLPSAELDGLAAAVAVRRLPAGAVLAEPGGVVAAVSLVAAGALEVRAPSGELLSRRGEGEAAGVQAVLENAPAGNRITALEDTLLYDIPAAEFRRLCAAHPAVGRFFAPPGSERRRDTPAAPRAGWDGPAGLLGRRLADLIRREPVVVAPEASIAEAARRMRQADISCLPVVAADRLVGIVTDRDLRNRVLAAGLDPSLPVSAVMTPEPTRVEDTALLFEAQILLARHRIHHLPVLRGGRLVGVVTGTDLLRAQGRSFAFLATDVGTREDAAGIADALRPLPHLVHDLVQTGASAYGIGHAVSALADAATLRLVELAERRLGPPPVPYAWMALGSQARQEQTVRSDQDNALVIDDAYDPVAHGDWFARFAALVCEGLADAGYELCPGDMMARNPAWRMPLAAWKETFGRWIRTPEPEALMKASVFFDMRAVAGHAPLVAELQRTVLAVARGNRLFLGHMTGAAMTHRPPLGFFRNLVLIPGGEHRHSLDMKHAGLVPIVDLARLYALDAGLPPVNSRDRLVAAGEAGAVSASGAHDLIDALDFLGLVRLRHQARLLAADRPPDNYVLPEELSPFDRGHLKDAFAVVKSMQAAALAAYRGGRA